From the Streptomyces sp. NBC_00390 genome, the window GATGTCGTACTCGCCCTTGCCGTTGCGCTTCTTGAAGCCGACCGTCGCACCGTTCATCCGGGTCACCTCGAACATCTCGGTGACCACCATCTTCCCGTTGTACGTGGTCGTCCTGGGCGCGCCCGCCGTGATCGGCACGGTCGCCAGCAGTTCACCGTCACGCCGCACCTGCATGGTGTGGGCCGCCGCGTCCACCAGGGACTCCTGCGAGCGGCCGACCGTGAAGGCGATGGTCTTGTCCTGGATGCCGTACACGTCCGGCGCCGCCTCGACGTCGCGCAGCCGCAGATCGACCGTGACCCGGGTGCCCGGCTTCCAGTAGGTGCGCGGCCGGAAGTCGAGTCGCGCCGTGCCGAACCAGTGACCGGCGACCTCGACAGGAGGATCCGAGGTGACGCGGATTGCACGTTCGACCGCCGCGCGGTTCTCGATCTCCCGGTTGAAGTCGAACGAAACGATCATCCCGGTGCCGACGGTCGAACGGTTCTCGGGCTTGAAGTAGCCGATGAACCGGTGTTCGGGGACCTGGGTCGTGAACGTGGTGTGGCGGGCCGCACGACGGCCGCCGGCGTCGACCGCCACCACGTCGATGCTGTACTTGGCCGCGAGCCGCAGCCGGACGCCGTCGGCGGGAGTCCAGCGCAGGCGGTCCGTGGAGATGCGTCCGCGGACTTCGACGGGATCGGCGTCCTCCACCTGGGTCACCTCGACCCGTTCCAGCCGGCCGCTCGACACGCTCACCTTGATCGCCCCCTTTGGACTGACCCCCTTCGAGCCGTCCTCGGGCGTGATGCGGATCGTGTTCTGGGGTGCCCTCGGTTTGTCGGCGACCTCGGGTTTGTCGCCGGTGCATCCGACAATTCCCGCGATCAGCCCTGCCCCTGCCAGGGCGAGCGCGACGGCGCGCCCCGCCCGCTTCAGTACATATGTCACGTACCGCTCAACGACCACGCCCCTCCAGGGGAAACGTCGGGGGGAAACGCGAGGGCGAACGGGAGGGGAAACGTGAGTGCCGGGCCATGTTGGGAGCAGGGTGGTGCGGGCAGAACTGGTGGGAGGACCGCGCGTGGGGTGCTCGCGGCCGGGACGCCGCGGGCCGGGTGCACGCGAGGCGAGCCGCGGGAGGCCGGCAGGTGTCGAGCGCAGCCGAGCAGGAGACAGCGCAGGAGGGGGTGCGGGGCATGCTGCCCGGCCTGCCTGCGGCGGTGGCCGGCGTCAACGGCCACGCCGGCACCTCGGGCGGCGGCGGCAGGCCACCGGTGTGGCCGGGGGCGCCGACGCCGCTCGGCGCACGCTACCGGGCCGGGCCGGACGGGGTCTCGGGCACCAACTTCGCGCTGTGGGCGGGCGGCGCGGAGGCGGTCGAGCTGTGCCTGTTCGACGGGGCGGGCGCCGCCGCGACCGAGACACGGCTGCCGCTGACCGAGCTCACCCACGAGATCTGGCACGGCTTCGTACCGGGCGTGAGACCGGGGCAGCGGTACGGCTACCGGGTGCACGGCCGCTGGGACCCGTGGACGGGAGCGCGCTGGAATCCCGCGAAGCTGCTGCTCGACCCGTACGCACGGGCGGTGGACGGCGACTTCACGCTGCCTGCGCAGGTGTACGGGCATGTGCGGGACTGGCCGCAGCAGCATGTCGCCGACACGGTGCGCGACGAGCGTGACTCGGCGCCCTACGTGCCCAAAGGGGTCGTGGTCCATGACGAGGGCGCCGACGACGAGTGGATGGACGACCGCAGGCCCAAGACGCCCTGGGCGGACTCGGTCATCTACGAGCTGCACGTCCGCGGTTTCACCAAACTCCATCCGGGAATCCCGCCGAACCTCAGGGGCACCTACGCCGGACTCGCGCACCCGGCGGCGATCGAGCACCTGGTGCGCCTCGGGGTGACGGCCGTCGAACTGCTGCCCGTCCACCAGTTCGCGCACGAGGACCATCTGCTGCGCCGCGGGCTGCGCAACTACTGGGGCTACAACTCCATCGGCTACTTCGCCCCGCACGCCGGATACGCCTCGGGCGGGACGCGCGGGCAGCAGGTGGGCGAGTTCAAGCGGATGGTGCGCTCGCTGCACGACGCGGGCATCGAGGTCATCCTGGACGTGGTCTACAACCACACGGCGGAGGCCGGCGAGCTGGGTCCGATGCTGTCGTTGCGCGGTATCGACAACCGCGGCTACTACCGCCTGCAGTCCGACGCCCGGCGGTACACGGACTACACGGGGTGCGGCAACACCCTGCACGTGGTCCAGCCCCATGTGCTGCGGCTGATCACCGATTCGCTGCGCTACTGGGTGACCGAGATGGGGGTGGACGGCTTCCGCTTCGACCTGGCGGCGGCCCTGGCGCGCTCCATGCACGACGTCGACATGCTCTCCCCGTTCCTCGCGGTGATCGCCCAGGACCCGGTGCTGCGCAGGGTGAAGCTGATCGCCGAGCCGTGGGACGTGGGCAACGGCGGCTACCAGGTGGGCGCGTTCCCGCCGCTGTGGACGGAGTGGAACGACCGCTACCGGGACGCGGTACGGGACTTCTGGCGCGGCGCGCTGCCCGACGTACGCGATCTCGGCTACCGGCTGTCGGGCTCCAGCGACCTGTACGCCTGGGGCGGCCGGCGCCCCTACGCGTCCATCAACTTCGTCACCGCCCACGACGGCTTCACCCTGCGCGACCTGGTCAGCTACGAGCAGAAGCACAACGAGGCCAACGGCGAGGGCAACCGGGACGGGACGAACGACAACCGGTCCTGGAACTGCGGCGCGGAAGGTGAGACGGACGACCCACGCGTCAATGCGCTGCGCCGCCGGCAGATCCGGAACCTGCTGACCACGCTGCTGCTGTCGACCGGGGTGCCGATGCTGGTCGCGGGTGACGAGATGGGGCGTACGCAGGGCGGCAGCAACAACGCCTACTGCCAGGACAACGAGGTCAGCTGGCTGGACTGGTCGCTGCCCGGGCAACCGGGACCGGCCGGGCTGCTGGCGCTGACCAGGAGGCTGCTCGCACTGCGCCACACCCATCCGGTGCTGCGCCGCCGGGCCTTCTTCTCCGGCCGCCCGCAGGCGGCGGACGGCCTGCGGGACCTGGCCTGGTTCACCCCGCACGGCACGGAGATGAACGAAGCGGACTGGTACGCCCCCTCAGCCACCCTCGCGCTGTACCTCTCCGGCCGGGACATCCCGGGACGGGACGCGCGGGGCGCCCAGGTGACGGACGACAGCTTTCTGACGATCCTGCACGCGGGGCACCGCCCGGTGGACTTCCGTCTGCCGGGCCCGCCCTGGGCCACCTCGTACGAACTGGCGGTCGACACCTCACTGGAGGACCAGGACACAGCCCCCGCAACGGTGCACGAGGGCGGCGCGGTGGTGACGGTGCCGGCGCGGTCGGTGCTGCTGCTGAAGGTCCGGGCGTAGCCTGCGGGGGCCGGGCGGGGGCGGGTCAGTGCCCCACCGGCCCTCTTCACGACGACGCGTCCGGGCAGGCGGCGCCACGGAAAACCACATGAGCGCTGTCAGTGGCAAACCGTAGGCTCGCACATGATGCCCACCACACACGTTGTCACCAAGGACCGGTCCGCCGTGCGCACCCTGCTACGGCTGTGGCCGTATGTACGGCCCGTCCGGACGCGCCTGTTCAGCGCCGCTTTCGTCGCCGTTGTGGCGTCCTGTCTGAGCGTCGTGATCCCGCTCGTGCTCAAGTGGATCGTCGACGGTCCCGTCGCGGACAGTGACCCGGGCGGAGTCTGGCTCGGGGCGCTGGTCCTGCTTCTGCTGGGTGCTGCCGAGGCCGTCCTGTTCGGCTTCCGCCGGTGGCTGGTCGCCCGGCCGCTCGCCGGCGTGGAGGCGGCCATGCGCGCCGATCTGTTCCGTCATCTGCAGCGGCTGCCGGTGTCCTTCCACGACCGCTGGGCCTCAGGTCAGCTGCTGTCGCGCGGCACCACCGATCTGATGCTGATCCGGATGTTCCTCGCCTTCCCGCTGACCTTTCTGCTCGTCAACGCGGCCACGATCCTGGTGGGGTTCGTGCTGCTTCTCGCGCAGGACTGGACGCTGGGGCTGGTGCTGCTGGCGCCCGTCGTGCCCCTGGTCTTCGTGTGCTCGCTGTTCGAGGCCCGGTACTGGATCGTGGCCCGGCAGGCGCAGGACCAGGTCGGCGACCTGACGACGGTCGTCGAGGAGAGCGTGCTCGGCATCCGTATCGTCAAGGGCTTCGGCCGGCACCGCAGTCAGGCCGATGCCTTCCGGATGCTCGCCGAGCGACTGCGCGGCACGGAGCTGGGCAAGGCCCGGCTGCTGGGGGGCATCTGGGCCCTGATCACCACGATTCCGGAGCTGGCGATCGGCGCCGCGCTGGTGCTGGGCACGATCCAGGTCGCGGACGGAGACCTGTCGGCTGGCACGCTGGTGGCGTTCCTCTCGACGGCGCTGGCGCTTCGCTGGCCGGTGGAGTCGATCGGCTTTCTGCTGGCGATGAGCCAGGAGGCGGCGACGGCGACGGAGCGGTACTTCGAGGTGCTGGACGCCGAGGAGGAACGTGAGACGTACCAGCGGGATGCGGACCGGCGGGAGGCGGGCGAGCGGGAGGCGGGCGAGCGGGATGCGGATCTGGGCGTCCCTAACCCGCCGGACGCCGACGTGGGCGGACTGCGGTTCGAGGGCGTCGAGTTCCGCTACCCGGACGCGCCCGCGGCCACCGCGCCGGTTCTCGCCGGGATCGACCTCCGGATCCGGCCAGGGGAGACGATGGCCCTGGTCGGCGCCACCGGCAGCGGGAAGACCACGCTCACCGCGCTGGTACCAAGGCTGTACGAGGCGACGGCCGGGCGGATCACGCTCGACGGCGAGGACATCACCGCGATGCCGCGGCAGCGGCTGCGCGAACTGGTGTCGGTGGCGTTCGAGGAGCCGACGCTGTTCTCGACGAGCGTCGGTGAGAACGTCCTGATGGGCGTGGGCGGCTCGCATCCGGCACACGGCTCCCGCCCGCCGGACGGCCCGGACGCGGCACAGGTCCCGGACACCGCACAGGTCCCGGACGGCGGAGACAGGGCGGAGGCCCTGCGCCACGCCCTCGACATCGCCCAGGCCGGCTTCGTGGACCGTCTCCCTCAGGGCATCGCCACCCAGGTCGGCGAACAGGGCCTCAGCCTCTCCGGTGGACAGCGCCAGCGCCTCGCGCTGGCCCGCGCGGTGGTCGGCCGGCCACGCTTCCTGGTCCTCGACGACCCGCTGTCCGCCCTCGACGTCCACACGGAGGCCCTGGTGGAGGCGGCGCTGCGCAGGGTGCTCGACGACACGACCGCGCTGGTGGTGGCGCACCGGCCGTCGACCGTGATGCTCGCCGACCGGGTGGCGCTGCTGTCCGAGGGGCGGATCGCCGCGGTGGGCACCCACCATGAACTGCTTCGTACGAACGCGGAGTACGCCTGGCTGATGTCCGGCGCAGAAGGGAGTGGCGCACGATGACCTCGACGACCGCGATGGACGGCATCGAGGACGCCGACGAGACCAGGTCCACCGGCGGCGGACGGCCGGAACAGGGCGGGGACGACCCCTTCGACCGGGATGCCCTCCCCGCGCCCGCGGGGGCGACCGGGATGCTGCTGCGTTCCCTTCTCGCGCCACGACGCGCCCGGGTCGCCGTCGCCGCACTGCTCCTGCTGCTCCAGCAGGCCGCGGTGCAGGCCGGACCGATGCTGGTGGCGTACGCGATCGACCGCGGCGTACCGGCGTTCCGCTCGCACGACTACGGTCCGCTGGCCGCCGTCGGCGCGGGGTACGCGCTCTGCTCGCTGGGCGCGGGCGCGTTCCAGTACGGCTTCATCCGCGTGTCCGCCCGGGTCAATCAGGACGTCCTGCTGGATCTGCGCGGCCGGATCTTCCGCCATGCGCAGGCGCTGAGCGTGGACTTCCACGAGCGGTACACCTCGGGCCGGCTGATCTCCCGTTCCACGACCGACGTCGAGTCGCTGCGGGAGCTGTTGAGCGAGGGACTTCAGGAGCTCATCGGCGTCATTCTGTCCTTCGTCTTCATCTCGGCGATGCTGCTCTGGCTGGACCTCGGACTCGGCACCGTCGCGGTACTGTCCTTCGTCCCGCTGTATCTGCTGGTCCGGCTCTACCAGCGGCGTGTCCAGTCCGTCTTCATGCAGCGCTCCACCGCGATCGCTGCCGTGATCGTGAAGTTCGCCGAGACGATGAACGGAATCCGGCCGGTGCGGGCGTTCCGCCGCGAGCGGGCCAATGACGGCGAGTTCCGGGTGCTGAACCACCGGCACGAGCGCAGCAACGGCGATGCGCTGCTGGAGATGGCGCGCTTCGTCGTCGGCTCCCGGCTGGTCGCGAACACCGCGGTCGCCGGGATCGTGCTGTGGGGTGCGTACCGGGTGGCGGGCGGGACGCTGGCGCTGGGAGTGCTGGCGGCGGCGGTGTTGTATCTGCGGCGGCTGTACGACCCCATCGACCGGCTCGGCATGTTCCTCAACTCCTACCAGTCGGCGGCCGCCTCCCTGGAGAAGATCGCGGGCCTGCTGGCTCAGGTCCCCTCGGTCCCCGAGGCGGTCGAGCCCCGCCGGCTGCCTGCGCGGGACACGGACCGGCCGGGCCGCGAGGTGGTCTTCGACGGCGTCCGGTTCGCGTACCGCAGGGGCGGTGAGGTGCTGCCGCACTTCGATCTGACGATTCCGGCGGGGCAGACCGTGGCGATGGTCGGCTCGACCGGTGCGGGCAAGTCGACCCTGGCCAAGCTGCTGGCCCGGTTCTACGACCCCTCCGACGGACGGGTCCTGCTCGACGGGGTCGATCTGCGCGATCTGGCCACACCCGAACTGCGGCGCGGGGTGGTGATGGTGACGCAGGAGGCGTTCCTGTTCTCCGGGACCGTCGCGGAGAACATCGCGGTCGGCCGTCCGGACGCGTCGCGCGAGGAGATCGAGCACGCCGCGAAGGCCATCGGCGCACACGATTTCATCAGCGCCCTGCCGGACGGCTACGACACGGACGTACGCAAGCGCGGTGGGCGTATCTCCGCGGGCCAGCGCCAGTTGGTGGCCTTCGCCCGCGCACTGCTCGCCGATCCCGCGGTGCTGATCCTGGACGAGGCGACCAGTTCCCTGGACATCCCGGGCGAGCGCGCGGTGCAGCGGGCCATGGACACGGTGCTGCGGGGACGCACGGCCGTGGTGATCGCCCACCGTCTGTCGACGGTAGAGATCGCGGACCGGGTGCTGGTGATGGAACACGGCAGGATCGTGGAGGACGGGACACCGGCCGAACTGACCGGCGGCGACGGCCGGTTCGCAGGCCTGCACCGGGCCTGGCGGGACAGCCTGGTCGGCTGACAGGCCGACGGGCGGCGCCGTCGGCGCGGCGGCGCCGGGTGCGGCGGCACCGGGCAGCGGCACGAGCGCGCGGTCGGCGGTGGCGCCCGCACCGACCCGTGCGCGCCGTCCGGGCCGGCTCCACCGCTCCCGCCCGTACGGGCGCGGAACGAGTCACACCTCCGCCCGATCTCCCCGACCAGAGGCAACACGTGCTCAACACTGCGTTCACACATGCCAGGTCCCGCATCGGCCTCGCTTCCGGCGCCGCACACGGTCTTCGGTGAATGCGCTCCCCGGGCCGCAGCCATCGGGGAAACGTCCGCTCAACGAACACGGCTGCACGTTCAACGAACTATTTCCAGCCAACTTCTTGTCGCGCTCCTGACAGACGGGCGTCACTGGTGCGACTCTTCCCCCGATCCGCGCTCCACAAAGCTCCACATGCTCGACGTGATCCACATGCTCGGCATGCTCTGCCCGGCCTGCCTACCCAGCTCGCCGGTACCCCCCTCGCAGAAGGAGTTCGCGTGAGACCCACGCATCGCCGTCGCGCCACCGCGACCGGAGCTCTTGTCGCCACTGCCGCCCTCCTCGCCGTCGGCTTCCAGACCGGCACGTCCGCGGCCCAGACCACCGCATCCGCCGTTCCAGCCGCGGCGAAGGCAGGGAAGGCCGACCCGGGCGCCCTGCCGAAGAGTCTGACGCCCGCACAGCGTGCGGAGCTCATACGCGAGGCGTCCGCCACCACGGCCGCCACCGCGAAGGAACTGGGCCTGACCTCCCAGGAGAAGCTGCTCGTCCGCGATGTCACCCAGGACCGCGACGGCACCACGCACACCCGCTACGAGCGCACCTACGCCGGACTGCCGGTCCTCGGCGGCGACCTCGTGGTCTCCGAGTCGAAGGCGGGAGTGACCGAGTCGGTCTCCAAGGCGTCCCGGGCCACGCTCAAGAACGTGGACACCAGCGCCGACGTCGCACCGTCCGTCGCCGAGAAGCAGGCGGTGGGCGCGGCCAAGGCCGAGGGGTCCGCGAAGGCGAAGGCCGACCGCGCACCGCGCAAGGTGGTCTGGCTGGCCGAGGGCAAGCCGACGCTCGCCTACGAGACCGTGGTCGGCGGCCTGCAGCACGACGGCACGCCGAACGAACTGCATGTCGTCACCGACGCCTCCACCGGCGCGAAGCTCTTCGAGTGGCAGGCGGTCGAGACAGGCACCGGCAACACGCAGTACAGCGGCCAGGTCAACGTCGGGTCCACGCAGTCCGGGTCGACGTACAACCTGACCGACGGCGGCCGCGGCAGCCACAAGACGTACAACCTCAACCGTGGTACGTCGGGCACCGGAACCCTGTTCTCCGGACCGGACGACGTCTGGGGCAACGGCCAGGCCTCCGACCTGGAGACCGCGGGCGCGGACGCCGCCTACGGCGCCGGCCTCACCTGGGACTACTACAAGAACGTGCACGGCCGCAGCGGCATCCGCGGTGACGGCGTCGGCGCCTACTCCCGCGTGCACTACGGCAACAACTACGTCAACGCGTTCTGGCAGGACAGCTGCTTCTGCATGACGTACGGCGACGGCTCCGGCAACGCCAAGCCGCTCACGTCGATCGACGTGGCCGCGCACGAGATGACGCACGGCCTCACCTCCGTCACCGCGAAGCTCGTCTACAGCGGCGAGTCCGGCGGCCTCAACGAGGCGACCAGCGACATCTTCGCCGCGGCCGTGGAGTTCTACGGCAACAACACCTCGGACGTCGGCGACTACCTGGTCGGCGAGAAGATCGACATCAACGGCAACGGCACCCCGCTGCGGTACATGGACAAGCCCAGCAAGGACACCCGGTCCAAGGACTACTGGTACTCGGGCATCGGCGGAATTGACGTCCACTACTCCTCGGGACCCGCGAACCACTGGTACTACCTGCTCTCCGAGGGCAGCGGCGCCAAGACCATCAACGGGGTGAACTACGACTCGCCGACCTCCGACGGTCTGCCGGTCACCGGAATCGGCCGCGACAAGGCATCGCTGATCTGGTTCAAGGCCCTCACCACCAAGTTCAACTCCACGACGAACTACGCGGGCGCCCGTACCGGCACCATCGCGGTCGCCACGGAGCTGTACGGGGCGACCAGCCCCGAGGTGAAGGCGGTCACCGACGCCTGGGCAGGCATCAACGTCGGCTCCCGCCCCGGTGGGCCGGACCCCGACCCGGGGACGGTCTTCGAGAACACGGCGGATGTCTCCATCCCCGACCTCGGCACCGGGACCTCCACGGTCAACGTCACCGGCCGCACGGGCAACGCCCCCGCCGCCCTCAAGGTCGGCGTGGACATCGTCCACACCTGGCGCGGTGACCTGGTCATCGACCTGCTGGCCCCGGACGGGACCGCGTACCGCCTGAAGAACTCCAGCGGTTCGGACTCGGCGGACAACGTGGTCGAGACGTACACCGTCAACGCCTCCAGCGAGGTCGCCAACGGCGCCTGGAAGCTGCGTGTCCAGGACGTGGCCCGCTACGACACCGGCTACATCAACAGCGTCAAGCTCACCTTCTGAGCCTGCCGATCAGGCTCACCACGAACAGGGGCGCTGCCCGGGACGCCGTACGGCTCCCGGGCAGCGCCCTGCCAATTCAGGACACGTCACATCTCGGCACGACACAAAGCGTCAACCAAAGGTTGACGATCCAAGGGTCGTCAACCTAAGGTTGTCGCATGACAGATCCAGTCCGTCTGACTCATCCCGTGCGTCTCGACGATCTGATCGAGGCCATCAAGAAGGCGCACTCCGGTGCGCTCGACCAGCTCTCCGACGCCGTCATCGCCGCCGACCACCTCGGTGACATCGCCGACCATCTCATCGGTCACTTCGTCGACCAGGCCCGGCGCTCCGGCGCCTCATGGACCGACATCGGCAAGAGCATGGGGGTCACCAAGCAGGCCGCCCAGAAACGGTTCGTCACCAAGGAGTCCGGCCGGCCGATCGATCTCGATCCGAGCCAGGGCTTCGGGCGCTTCACCCCGCGGGCCCGCAACGTCGTGGCGGCCGCGAGCAACGAGGCCCGCGCAGCGGGCAGCGGGCTCGTGGGACCCGAGCATCTTGCGCTCGGGCTGCTCGCGGAGTCCGAGGGCCTGGCCGCGAAAGCGGTCGTGGCGCAGGGCGTCGGCCTGGAGCGCGTCCGCGAGGCGGTCACGGCCACGCTGCCCGCCGCTGCCGACGAACTCCCCGAGGTGATCCCGTACGACGCGCGAGCGCGCAAGGCCCTGGAGCTCACCTT encodes:
- a CDS encoding ABC transporter ATP-binding protein, whose product is MPTTHVVTKDRSAVRTLLRLWPYVRPVRTRLFSAAFVAVVASCLSVVIPLVLKWIVDGPVADSDPGGVWLGALVLLLLGAAEAVLFGFRRWLVARPLAGVEAAMRADLFRHLQRLPVSFHDRWASGQLLSRGTTDLMLIRMFLAFPLTFLLVNAATILVGFVLLLAQDWTLGLVLLAPVVPLVFVCSLFEARYWIVARQAQDQVGDLTTVVEESVLGIRIVKGFGRHRSQADAFRMLAERLRGTELGKARLLGGIWALITTIPELAIGAALVLGTIQVADGDLSAGTLVAFLSTALALRWPVESIGFLLAMSQEAATATERYFEVLDAEEERETYQRDADRREAGEREAGERDADLGVPNPPDADVGGLRFEGVEFRYPDAPAATAPVLAGIDLRIRPGETMALVGATGSGKTTLTALVPRLYEATAGRITLDGEDITAMPRQRLRELVSVAFEEPTLFSTSVGENVLMGVGGSHPAHGSRPPDGPDAAQVPDTAQVPDGGDRAEALRHALDIAQAGFVDRLPQGIATQVGEQGLSLSGGQRQRLALARAVVGRPRFLVLDDPLSALDVHTEALVEAALRRVLDDTTALVVAHRPSTVMLADRVALLSEGRIAAVGTHHELLRTNAEYAWLMSGAEGSGAR
- the glgX gene encoding glycogen debranching protein GlgX, whose protein sequence is MSSAAEQETAQEGVRGMLPGLPAAVAGVNGHAGTSGGGGRPPVWPGAPTPLGARYRAGPDGVSGTNFALWAGGAEAVELCLFDGAGAAATETRLPLTELTHEIWHGFVPGVRPGQRYGYRVHGRWDPWTGARWNPAKLLLDPYARAVDGDFTLPAQVYGHVRDWPQQHVADTVRDERDSAPYVPKGVVVHDEGADDEWMDDRRPKTPWADSVIYELHVRGFTKLHPGIPPNLRGTYAGLAHPAAIEHLVRLGVTAVELLPVHQFAHEDHLLRRGLRNYWGYNSIGYFAPHAGYASGGTRGQQVGEFKRMVRSLHDAGIEVILDVVYNHTAEAGELGPMLSLRGIDNRGYYRLQSDARRYTDYTGCGNTLHVVQPHVLRLITDSLRYWVTEMGVDGFRFDLAAALARSMHDVDMLSPFLAVIAQDPVLRRVKLIAEPWDVGNGGYQVGAFPPLWTEWNDRYRDAVRDFWRGALPDVRDLGYRLSGSSDLYAWGGRRPYASINFVTAHDGFTLRDLVSYEQKHNEANGEGNRDGTNDNRSWNCGAEGETDDPRVNALRRRQIRNLLTTLLLSTGVPMLVAGDEMGRTQGGSNNAYCQDNEVSWLDWSLPGQPGPAGLLALTRRLLALRHTHPVLRRRAFFSGRPQAADGLRDLAWFTPHGTEMNEADWYAPSATLALYLSGRDIPGRDARGAQVTDDSFLTILHAGHRPVDFRLPGPPWATSYELAVDTSLEDQDTAPATVHEGGAVVTVPARSVLLLKVRA
- a CDS encoding L,D-transpeptidase, which codes for MTYVLKRAGRAVALALAGAGLIAGIVGCTGDKPEVADKPRAPQNTIRITPEDGSKGVSPKGAIKVSVSSGRLERVEVTQVEDADPVEVRGRISTDRLRWTPADGVRLRLAAKYSIDVVAVDAGGRRAARHTTFTTQVPEHRFIGYFKPENRSTVGTGMIVSFDFNREIENRAAVERAIRVTSDPPVEVAGHWFGTARLDFRPRTYWKPGTRVTVDLRLRDVEAAPDVYGIQDKTIAFTVGRSQESLVDAAAHTMQVRRDGELLATVPITAGAPRTTTYNGKMVVTEMFEVTRMNGATVGFKKRNGKGEYDIKDVPHAIRLTRSGTFLHGNYWADPDVFGAANVSHGCVGLRDEKGGSSDAPAGWFFDRTLIGDVVEVVNSRDKQVAPDNGLGGWNMDWASWKAGSAIE
- a CDS encoding ABC transporter ATP-binding protein, with the translated sequence MTSTTAMDGIEDADETRSTGGGRPEQGGDDPFDRDALPAPAGATGMLLRSLLAPRRARVAVAALLLLLQQAAVQAGPMLVAYAIDRGVPAFRSHDYGPLAAVGAGYALCSLGAGAFQYGFIRVSARVNQDVLLDLRGRIFRHAQALSVDFHERYTSGRLISRSTTDVESLRELLSEGLQELIGVILSFVFISAMLLWLDLGLGTVAVLSFVPLYLLVRLYQRRVQSVFMQRSTAIAAVIVKFAETMNGIRPVRAFRRERANDGEFRVLNHRHERSNGDALLEMARFVVGSRLVANTAVAGIVLWGAYRVAGGTLALGVLAAAVLYLRRLYDPIDRLGMFLNSYQSAAASLEKIAGLLAQVPSVPEAVEPRRLPARDTDRPGREVVFDGVRFAYRRGGEVLPHFDLTIPAGQTVAMVGSTGAGKSTLAKLLARFYDPSDGRVLLDGVDLRDLATPELRRGVVMVTQEAFLFSGTVAENIAVGRPDASREEIEHAAKAIGAHDFISALPDGYDTDVRKRGGRISAGQRQLVAFARALLADPAVLILDEATSSLDIPGERAVQRAMDTVLRGRTAVVIAHRLSTVEIADRVLVMEHGRIVEDGTPAELTGGDGRFAGLHRAWRDSLVG
- a CDS encoding M4 family metallopeptidase — protein: MRPTHRRRATATGALVATAALLAVGFQTGTSAAQTTASAVPAAAKAGKADPGALPKSLTPAQRAELIREASATTAATAKELGLTSQEKLLVRDVTQDRDGTTHTRYERTYAGLPVLGGDLVVSESKAGVTESVSKASRATLKNVDTSADVAPSVAEKQAVGAAKAEGSAKAKADRAPRKVVWLAEGKPTLAYETVVGGLQHDGTPNELHVVTDASTGAKLFEWQAVETGTGNTQYSGQVNVGSTQSGSTYNLTDGGRGSHKTYNLNRGTSGTGTLFSGPDDVWGNGQASDLETAGADAAYGAGLTWDYYKNVHGRSGIRGDGVGAYSRVHYGNNYVNAFWQDSCFCMTYGDGSGNAKPLTSIDVAAHEMTHGLTSVTAKLVYSGESGGLNEATSDIFAAAVEFYGNNTSDVGDYLVGEKIDINGNGTPLRYMDKPSKDTRSKDYWYSGIGGIDVHYSSGPANHWYYLLSEGSGAKTINGVNYDSPTSDGLPVTGIGRDKASLIWFKALTTKFNSTTNYAGARTGTIAVATELYGATSPEVKAVTDAWAGINVGSRPGGPDPDPGTVFENTADVSIPDLGTGTSTVNVTGRTGNAPAALKVGVDIVHTWRGDLVIDLLAPDGTAYRLKNSSGSDSADNVVETYTVNASSEVANGAWKLRVQDVARYDTGYINSVKLTF
- a CDS encoding Clp protease N-terminal domain-containing protein, with the protein product MTDPVRLTHPVRLDDLIEAIKKAHSGALDQLSDAVIAADHLGDIADHLIGHFVDQARRSGASWTDIGKSMGVTKQAAQKRFVTKESGRPIDLDPSQGFGRFTPRARNVVAAASNEARAAGSGLVGPEHLALGLLAESEGLAAKAVVAQGVGLERVREAVTATLPAAADELPEVIPYDARARKALELTFREALRLGHNYVGTEHILLALLEVEDGSGPLSGLGIDKSTTEGYVGEAIAALRQQLK